The Neorhodopirellula lusitana genome segment GACGAAGCAAAAACAGTGTGGCAGATCGACCTTGGTTCGGACCGAGGCAACAAGCACCGCAAGGGTAGCGGCAGCAATCCGTCGCCCGTTACCGATGGCAACTACATTGCGGCCTACTTTCGTAGTGGAGATTTAGCTTGCGTCAAACCAGACGGCACGAAGGTTTGGTCCGTCAATCTGCAGGAAGAATTTGGCGAAGATACCCTGTGGTGGGACTTGGGATCATCGCCGCTTCTGGTCGATTCCATGGTGGTGATCCCCGTCATGCAAACGGGTCCTAGCTATCTGGTTGCCTTCGATCTGGCGACCGGCAAACAGCTTTGGAAAGTCGACCGCACCACCGAAGCTCCCGAAGAAGCAGCCCAGAGCTACAGCACGCCATTGGCCGTCAACGTGAACGGCACCAAGATGATCGCGGTCATGGGCGCCGATACCCTCACGCTGAATCAAGCCAGTGACGGCAAAGAGGTCGCTCGATTAGGTGGATTCAATCCGGAAGCACAGAAGTACTTTCGTTCGATCGCGTCACCAGTCGCCGATGGAAACCTGATCCTCTGCCCGTACTCCCGCGGTGCCACCGTGACGGCCGTCGACCTGGCCAAATTGGCTAGCGGCGCGGGCAAGGATTCAATCCTATGGCACCGTGACGACCTTGGTAGCGACGTGCCGACCCCAACCATGCGGAATGGGATCGCCTATTTCATCAGTGATGGCAAAAAGAACAAAGGGACCGTGACGGCCATCAAAGCGGATTCCGGAAAAACCCTGTGGGAAGTTTCCCTACCGCGCACCCGTCAAAGCTACAGCAGCTCGCCGCTTCTGGCCGGCGACAAATTGTACGTCACCGGTGAAGACGCCAAGACCGCGGTCGTCGGGCCCCTGCAAACCACGAAGGAGCCTGGATCGAACGCTGCCGATCAACCCACCGTTCTTTCGGTCAACGAAGTCGACGACAACGAAGCGTTCACTGTCGCGAGTCCCACACCGGCAGGAAATCGCCTGCTGTTGCGAACCAAAGGGTTCCTGTACATCATCGAATAGCCTTGGTCAGGTTTGCCGATTAGTGAAGCTGTAGCGAGACTAGGTTTTGTAGCGAGCGAGTCCGATCGATCGAACGGGTTTGCTCGTTTGTGTCGATTAGACTGGCATGCCCTACGTTCACCCGCTTTCACCCGAAACTCTAAAACACTGGCAGCTGCTCGCATCGCCGTTCAGCTCCAGTCGTTCGCTGGAAGAGTCTGCCAGGCCGGAAGAATTCTATTTCCGC includes the following:
- a CDS encoding PQQ-binding-like beta-propeller repeat protein encodes the protein MSFAFARLVRGSTVKAIGVLSVVVASSATVSLGSLAHAETLTASSSASPSTTATWPQWRGPSQQGVAPETNLPTKWSESTAKRIEIPGRGSSTPVVVGNVAYLTSGIDGQNTLLAIDLDEAKTVWQIDLGSDRGNKHRKGSGSNPSPVTDGNYIAAYFRSGDLACVKPDGTKVWSVNLQEEFGEDTLWWDLGSSPLLVDSMVVIPVMQTGPSYLVAFDLATGKQLWKVDRTTEAPEEAAQSYSTPLAVNVNGTKMIAVMGADTLTLNQASDGKEVARLGGFNPEAQKYFRSIASPVADGNLILCPYSRGATVTAVDLAKLASGAGKDSILWHRDDLGSDVPTPTMRNGIAYFISDGKKNKGTVTAIKADSGKTLWEVSLPRTRQSYSSSPLLAGDKLYVTGEDAKTAVVGPLQTTKEPGSNAADQPTVLSVNEVDDNEAFTVASPTPAGNRLLLRTKGFLYIIE